A portion of the Paenibacillus sp. PvR098 genome contains these proteins:
- the fusA gene encoding elongation factor G produces MAREFSLKDTRNIGIMAHIDAGKTTTTERILFYTGRVHKIGEVHEGAATMDWMEQEQERGITITSAATTAQWKGHRINIIDTPGHVDFTVEVERSLRVLDGAVGVFSAKEGVEPQSETVWRQADRYGVPRIAYVNKMDIIGADFLQVIQSMRDKLGANAVAIQLPIGAENDFKGAIDLVERKAYIYKDDLGKDPEEVEIPDEYKDKVEELRLELVEKVAELDEDLMMKYLEGEELTIEEIKGALRKGVVAVKIFPVICGSSYRNKGVQLMLDAVIDYLPSPIDVPDIKGTLEDGSEVIRKSSDEEPFAALAFKIMTDPFVGKLTFFRVYSGVLNSGSYVLNGSKGKRERIGRILQMHANTRQEISVVYAGDIAAAVGLKDTITGDTLCDEKNPVVLESMNFPEPVIQLAVEPKTKADQDKMGIALAKLSEEDPTFRAHTDEETGQTIISGMGELHLEIIVDRMVREFKVETNVGKPQVAYRETFRQAAKVEGKFVRQSGGRGQYGHCWVEFQPLEPGTGFQFETKVVGGAIPREYIAPIQAGIEESMKNGVYAGYPLVDIKATVVDGSYHDVDSSEMAFKIAGSMALKAAAEKCRPALLEPIMKVEVTVPEEYMGDVMGDLNSRRGRIEGMDARFGAQIIRAKVPLSEMFGYSTTLRSRTQGRGVYSMEISHYEEVPKSIAEEIVAKNKGA; encoded by the coding sequence ATGGCTAGAGAGTTCTCCTTAAAAGATACGCGTAACATCGGGATTATGGCGCATATTGATGCCGGTAAGACTACCACGACGGAACGTATCCTGTTCTACACTGGCCGCGTGCACAAAATCGGTGAAGTTCACGAGGGTGCTGCTACGATGGACTGGATGGAGCAGGAGCAAGAGCGCGGAATCACAATTACTTCCGCTGCTACAACCGCTCAATGGAAAGGTCACCGCATCAATATTATCGACACCCCGGGACACGTTGACTTCACAGTAGAAGTCGAACGTTCCCTGCGCGTATTGGACGGAGCAGTAGGCGTATTTAGCGCTAAAGAAGGCGTTGAGCCACAGTCAGAAACGGTTTGGAGACAAGCGGACCGTTATGGCGTTCCACGGATTGCTTATGTTAATAAAATGGATATCATCGGTGCGGATTTCCTACAAGTTATTCAATCGATGCGTGATAAGCTTGGCGCAAACGCAGTTGCTATTCAATTGCCGATTGGTGCTGAGAATGATTTCAAAGGCGCGATCGACCTGGTTGAGCGTAAAGCTTATATCTACAAGGACGATCTGGGTAAAGATCCTGAGGAAGTTGAAATCCCTGATGAATACAAGGACAAGGTGGAAGAACTTCGCCTTGAGCTTGTAGAGAAAGTTGCGGAACTTGACGAAGATCTCATGATGAAATACCTGGAAGGCGAAGAGTTGACGATTGAAGAAATTAAAGGCGCGCTTCGTAAAGGGGTTGTTGCCGTTAAAATCTTCCCGGTTATCTGCGGATCTTCTTACCGTAATAAGGGTGTACAGTTGATGCTGGATGCCGTTATTGACTACCTGCCGTCTCCAATTGACGTACCGGACATCAAAGGTACGCTCGAAGATGGATCCGAAGTAATTCGTAAGTCTTCTGACGAGGAACCTTTCGCCGCTTTGGCTTTCAAAATCATGACTGACCCGTTTGTAGGTAAGTTGACGTTCTTCCGTGTGTACTCCGGTGTTCTGAACTCTGGATCGTATGTATTGAACGGATCGAAAGGCAAGCGTGAGCGGATCGGCCGTATTCTTCAAATGCATGCGAACACCCGCCAAGAGATCAGCGTAGTTTATGCTGGTGATATTGCAGCTGCCGTAGGCTTGAAGGACACCATTACAGGTGATACGTTGTGTGATGAGAAGAATCCGGTTGTTCTTGAATCCATGAACTTCCCTGAGCCGGTTATTCAGTTGGCTGTTGAACCAAAAACAAAAGCTGACCAAGACAAAATGGGTATTGCATTGGCCAAATTGTCTGAAGAAGATCCGACTTTCCGTGCGCATACGGACGAAGAAACTGGCCAAACGATCATCTCCGGTATGGGTGAGCTTCATCTTGAGATCATCGTTGACCGTATGGTTCGCGAGTTCAAGGTAGAAACCAATGTGGGTAAACCACAGGTTGCTTACCGTGAAACTTTCCGTCAAGCGGCTAAAGTTGAAGGAAAGTTTGTTCGCCAATCTGGTGGCCGTGGTCAATATGGTCATTGTTGGGTCGAGTTCCAACCACTGGAGCCGGGAACGGGATTCCAGTTCGAAACTAAGGTCGTCGGTGGTGCTATTCCTAGAGAATACATCGCTCCGATCCAAGCTGGTATCGAAGAGTCCATGAAGAACGGCGTATATGCAGGCTACCCGCTTGTGGATATCAAAGCTACGGTAGTGGATGGTTCTTACCACGATGTCGACTCCAGTGAGATGGCGTTTAAAATTGCTGGTTCCATGGCACTCAAAGCTGCTGCTGAGAAATGCCGCCCGGCTTTGCTTGAGCCGATCATGAAGGTAGAAGTTACCGTTCCGGAAGAGTACATGGGCGACGTTATGGGCGACCTGAACTCCCGTCGCGGTAGAATCGAAGGTATGGATGCTCGCTTCGGTGCGCAAATCATCCGTGCTAAAGTACCTCTCTCCGAAATGTTCGGTTATTCCACGACACTTCGTTCCCGTACGCAAGGCCGGGGCGTGTACTCGATGGAAATCTCGCACTATGAAGAAGTGCCTAAGTCGATTGCAGAAGAAATCGTTGCAAAGAATAAAGGCGCTTAA
- the rpsL gene encoding 30S ribosomal protein S12: MPTINQLVRKGREAKVVKSKSPALQRGFNALKREATDLSSPQKRGVCTRVGTMTPKKPNSALRKYARVRLTNRVEVTAYIPGIGHNLQEHSVVLIRGGRVKDLPGVRYHIVRGALDTSGVANRKQARSKYGAKRPKEKK; this comes from the coding sequence ATGCCAACAATTAACCAGCTCGTTCGTAAAGGACGCGAAGCAAAAGTTGTAAAATCCAAATCCCCAGCTCTTCAAAGAGGATTCAATGCCTTGAAAAGAGAAGCGACGGATCTGAGCTCCCCTCAAAAGCGTGGTGTCTGCACTCGTGTAGGTACGATGACTCCGAAGAAACCGAACTCAGCTCTTCGTAAATACGCGCGTGTTCGTTTGACGAACCGTGTTGAGGTTACTGCTTACATCCCAGGTATCGGACACAACTTGCAAGAGCACAGCGTAGTTCTGATTCGCGGTGGTCGTGTTAAAGACCTTCCAGGGGTTCGTTACCACATCGTTCGTGGTGCACTTGATACTTCCGGTGTAGCTAACCGTAAACAAGCACGTTCTAAGTACGGCGCAAAACGCCCGAAAGAGAAAAAGTAA
- the rplC gene encoding 50S ribosomal protein L3 — MTKGILGKKLGMTQVFTPEGLVIPVTVIEAGPCTVLQKKDAENDGYEAIQIGFADKKEKNANKPELGHAKKAGATPKRYVKEFRNVQISEYEVGQEIKADLFTEGEFVDVTGTSKGKGFQGVIKRHNQSRGPMAHGSRYHRGPGSMGSIQANRVPKGKKLPGHMGAETVTLQKLEVVKVDLERNVLLIKGSIPGPRNSYVTVKSSVKK; from the coding sequence ATGACTAAAGGTATCTTAGGTAAAAAACTTGGGATGACTCAAGTATTTACTCCTGAAGGATTGGTTATTCCAGTTACCGTAATTGAAGCAGGTCCTTGCACAGTGTTGCAAAAGAAGGATGCTGAGAATGACGGCTACGAAGCTATCCAAATCGGTTTTGCCGATAAGAAAGAAAAGAATGCAAACAAACCTGAGTTGGGCCATGCAAAGAAAGCAGGCGCAACACCTAAGCGCTACGTTAAAGAATTTCGCAATGTACAAATTTCTGAGTATGAAGTTGGCCAAGAGATCAAGGCTGACTTGTTCACAGAGGGCGAATTCGTTGACGTAACAGGCACATCCAAGGGTAAAGGTTTCCAAGGCGTTATCAAAAGACATAACCAGTCCAGAGGTCCAATGGCTCACGGTTCGCGTTATCATCGTGGTCCAGGTTCCATGGGTTCGATCCAAGCTAACCGTGTTCCAAAAGGTAAGAAGCTTCCGGGTCACATGGGTGCAGAGACGGTTACACTTCAAAAGCTTGAAGTGGTTAAGGTTGATCTAGAACGGAACGTTCTTCTGATTAAAGGCTCCATTCCGGGTCCTAGAAACAGCTACGTTACCGTGAAATCTTCGGTGAAGAAGTAA
- the rplD gene encoding 50S ribosomal protein L4, with the protein MPKVAVYNVSGSQVGEVELADSVFGIEPHVHVLNEAVLMQRASLRAGTHKTKGRSEVRGGGRKPWKQKGTGRARQGSIRSPQWKGGGIVFGPTPRSYSYKLPKKVRRLAIKSALSSKVKASEIIVLDQLQLAQPKTKEFASILNNLKVDRKALVVTASYDENVALSARNIPGVKFVAAEGINVLDVMVYDKLIITKDAVQKVEEVFA; encoded by the coding sequence ATGCCAAAAGTAGCAGTGTATAACGTTAGTGGTTCACAAGTGGGCGAAGTGGAATTGGCCGACAGTGTGTTCGGAATCGAGCCGCACGTTCATGTATTGAATGAAGCGGTATTGATGCAGCGTGCATCCCTTCGTGCAGGAACTCATAAAACTAAAGGTCGTTCCGAAGTTCGCGGCGGTGGTCGTAAGCCGTGGAAACAAAAAGGTACAGGCCGTGCGCGTCAAGGTAGCATCCGCTCTCCACAATGGAAAGGCGGCGGTATCGTATTCGGGCCGACACCACGCAGCTATTCTTACAAGCTGCCTAAGAAAGTTCGTCGTTTGGCGATTAAATCCGCGTTGTCTTCCAAGGTGAAGGCGAGCGAAATTATCGTGCTGGATCAATTGCAATTGGCACAGCCCAAAACGAAAGAATTTGCTTCAATCTTGAATAACCTTAAAGTAGATCGTAAGGCTTTGGTTGTGACGGCTTCCTATGACGAGAACGTAGCATTGTCCGCGCGTAATATTCCAGGCGTTAAATTTGTAGCGGCTGAAGGAATCAACGTGCTTGATGTTATGGTCTACGACAAGCTGATCATTACGAAGGACGCGGTGCAAAAGGTAGAGGAGGTGTTTGCGTAA
- the tuf gene encoding elongation factor Tu — MAKAKFERNKPHVNIGTIGHVDHGKTTLTAAITTVLSKKYGGAAVAFDQIDKAPEERERGITISTAHVEYETPNRHYAHVDCPGHADYVKNMITGAAQMDGAILVVSAADGPMPQTREHILLSRQVGVPYIVVFLNKCDMVEDEELLELVEMEVRDLLNEYEFPGDDTPIIRGAAREALANPDGPWADKIVELFEQIDAYIPTPERDTDKPFLMPVEDVFTITGRGTVATGRVERGVIKVGDEIEIIGLAEETRKSVVTGVEMFRKLLDSAQAGDNVGALLRGVDRKDIERGQVLAKPGSVKPHVNFTAQIYVLTKEEGGRHKPFFTGYRPQFYFRTTDVTGIINLPEGSEMVMPGDNISVTVELISPIAIEEGTRFAIREGGRTVGAGAVATISK; from the coding sequence ATGGCAAAAGCAAAATTCGAGCGTAATAAACCGCACGTTAACATTGGTACAATCGGTCACGTTGACCATGGTAAAACAACCCTGACTGCGGCAATCACTACAGTATTGTCCAAAAAATACGGCGGTGCTGCAGTAGCTTTCGACCAAATCGACAAAGCTCCAGAAGAGCGCGAGCGTGGTATCACAATCTCCACTGCACACGTTGAATATGAAACTCCTAACCGTCACTACGCACACGTTGACTGCCCAGGCCACGCTGACTATGTTAAAAACATGATCACTGGTGCTGCACAAATGGACGGCGCGATCCTGGTTGTATCCGCAGCAGACGGTCCTATGCCGCAAACTCGCGAGCACATCCTGTTGTCCCGTCAAGTAGGCGTACCTTACATCGTTGTATTTTTAAACAAATGCGACATGGTTGAAGACGAAGAGCTTCTTGAACTGGTTGAAATGGAAGTTCGTGACCTGTTGAACGAATATGAATTCCCAGGCGACGACACTCCAATCATCCGCGGCGCAGCTCGTGAAGCTTTGGCTAACCCGGATGGTCCTTGGGCTGATAAAATTGTTGAGTTGTTCGAGCAAATCGACGCTTACATCCCAACGCCTGAGCGCGACACTGACAAGCCTTTCTTGATGCCGGTAGAGGACGTGTTCACGATCACTGGTCGTGGTACCGTTGCTACAGGCCGTGTAGAGCGTGGCGTGATTAAAGTCGGCGATGAGATCGAAATCATCGGTCTGGCTGAAGAAACTCGCAAATCCGTTGTTACGGGCGTAGAAATGTTCCGTAAGCTTCTGGATTCCGCTCAAGCTGGTGACAACGTCGGCGCACTGCTTCGTGGTGTAGATCGTAAAGATATCGAGCGTGGACAAGTTTTGGCGAAGCCGGGTTCCGTTAAGCCTCACGTGAACTTTACCGCCCAAATCTACGTTTTGACTAAAGAAGAGGGCGGACGTCATAAGCCTTTCTTCACTGGTTACCGTCCACAGTTCTACTTCCGTACAACGGACGTTACGGGTATCATCAACCTTCCAGAAGGTTCCGAGATGGTTATGCCTGGTGACAACATCAGCGTTACTGTAGAACTGATCTCGCCAATCGCTATCGAAGAAGGAACTCGTTTCGCGATTCGTGAAGGCGGCCGTACAGTTGGTGCTGGTGCCGTTGCAACAATCAGCAAGTAA
- the rplW gene encoding 50S ribosomal protein L23, giving the protein MKNPRDIIKSPIITERTSEMMADKKYVFEVDLRSNKTEIKQAIEQIFKVKVSNVNTLRMPAKPKRYGRYSGYTSEWKKAIVTLSADSKELEFFETV; this is encoded by the coding sequence ATGAAGAACCCTCGCGATATTATTAAAAGCCCGATCATTACTGAACGTACCAGCGAAATGATGGCTGATAAGAAATACGTGTTCGAGGTAGATCTCCGTTCGAACAAAACGGAAATCAAGCAAGCGATCGAACAAATTTTCAAAGTGAAAGTGTCGAATGTAAATACGCTCAGAATGCCAGCGAAGCCAAAACGCTACGGCCGCTATTCCGGATACACTTCCGAATGGAAAAAAGCGATCGTGACACTCAGCGCAGACAGCAAAGAGCTGGAATTCTTCGAAACGGTATAA
- the rplB gene encoding 50S ribosomal protein L2, producing the protein MPIKKYKPTSPARRAMSVSTFEEITTSTPEKSLLAPLSKKAGRNNQGKITVRHQGGGHKRKYRIIDFKRNKDGIPGSVATIEYDPNRSANIALIHYVDGEKRYILAPKGLKVGDQIVSGPTADIKIGNALPMENIPVGTVIHNIELKPGKGGQLVRAAGTEAQLLGKEEQYVIVRLSSGEMRRILKVCRATVGSVGNEDHELVKIGKAGRSRWLGQRPEVRGSVMNPNDHPHGGGEGRSPIGRKSPMSPWGKPTLGYKTRKKNKASNQYIIRRRTK; encoded by the coding sequence GTGCCAATCAAAAAATATAAACCAACGTCCCCTGCGAGACGTGCGATGTCGGTTTCTACGTTTGAAGAAATCACAACATCGACTCCGGAGAAATCGCTTTTGGCTCCTTTGAGCAAAAAAGCGGGACGTAACAATCAAGGTAAAATTACGGTTCGTCATCAAGGTGGCGGACATAAGCGTAAATACCGGATTATCGATTTCAAACGGAATAAAGATGGAATACCAGGTAGCGTTGCTACAATCGAGTATGATCCAAATCGTTCCGCTAACATTGCGTTGATCCATTATGTGGATGGCGAGAAGCGTTACATCCTCGCTCCTAAAGGCCTTAAAGTAGGCGATCAAATCGTATCCGGTCCAACAGCGGACATCAAAATCGGTAATGCTTTACCGATGGAGAACATCCCTGTAGGTACTGTGATTCACAACATCGAATTGAAGCCTGGCAAAGGTGGCCAATTGGTTCGTGCAGCAGGTACAGAAGCACAGCTTCTTGGTAAGGAAGAACAATATGTTATCGTTCGTTTGTCCTCGGGCGAAATGAGAAGAATCCTGAAAGTTTGCCGCGCAACTGTCGGATCCGTTGGTAACGAAGATCACGAACTCGTGAAAATCGGTAAAGCCGGACGTTCCCGTTGGTTGGGTCAAAGACCAGAAGTTCGCGGTTCCGTTATGAACCCGAATGATCACCCGCACGGTGGTGGTGAAGGTCGTTCTCCGATTGGCCGCAAATCCCCTATGTCTCCTTGGGGCAAGCCTACACTTGGATACAAAACACGGAAGAAGAACAAGGCTTCCAATCAATATATTATTCGTCGCCGCACGAAATAA
- the rpsJ gene encoding 30S ribosomal protein S10, producing MAKQKIRIRLKAYDHRVLDQSAEKIVDTAKRSGAGVSGPIPLPTEKQIITILRAVHKYKDSREQFEMRTHKRLIDIVNPTPQTVDALMRLDLPSGVDIEIKL from the coding sequence ATGGCAAAGCAAAAGATTCGTATTCGTTTGAAGGCTTATGATCACAGAGTTCTGGATCAATCCGCCGAGAAAATCGTGGATACCGCAAAGCGTTCCGGTGCAGGAGTGTCTGGTCCGATTCCGCTTCCGACAGAGAAGCAAATCATCACGATTCTTCGTGCGGTTCACAAGTACAAAGATTCTCGCGAGCAATTCGAGATGCGTACGCACAAACGTTTGATCGATATCGTGAATCCAACGCCGCAAACTGTTGATGCTTTGATGCGTTTGGATCTGCCGTCCGGCGTGGATATCGAAATCAAACTGTAA
- the rpsG gene encoding 30S ribosomal protein S7 produces MPRKGPVTRRDVLPDPIYNSKLVTRLINRIMIDGKRGTAQTILYNAFNLIQDRTGKEPMEVFEQAIKNIMPVLEVKARRVGGANYQVPIEVRPDRRTTLGLRWLVNYSRLRGEKTMEERLAQEIIDASNNTGASVKKREDTHKMAEANKAFAHYRW; encoded by the coding sequence ATGCCTCGTAAAGGTCCAGTTACTCGCAGAGACGTATTGCCAGATCCGATTTATAACAGCAAGCTCGTTACCCGTTTGATCAACCGTATCATGATTGATGGTAAAAGAGGAACAGCTCAAACTATCCTTTATAATGCTTTCAATCTGATTCAAGATCGTACAGGTAAGGAACCTATGGAAGTGTTCGAACAAGCGATCAAAAACATTATGCCAGTTCTTGAAGTTAAAGCTCGCCGTGTTGGGGGTGCCAACTATCAAGTGCCGATAGAAGTTAGACCTGATCGCCGCACGACTTTAGGTCTTCGTTGGCTCGTGAACTATTCCCGCCTGCGCGGTGAGAAAACGATGGAAGAAAGATTGGCTCAAGAAATCATTGATGCCAGCAACAACACAGGCGCATCCGTGAAAAAACGCGAAGATACGCACAAAATGGCAGAAGCCAACAAAGCGTTCGCACACTATCGTTGGTAA
- a CDS encoding ribosomal L7Ae/L30e/S12e/Gadd45 family protein has protein sequence MSYDKVKQAAKLIIGTKQATKMVETGIATEVFVARDADPRITIKIVNLCKIMGVKVTYVDSMTMLGKACGIEVGAAVAAVVNE, from the coding sequence ATGTCTTATGATAAAGTGAAACAGGCAGCAAAGCTAATTATCGGTACGAAGCAAGCGACGAAGATGGTGGAGACGGGCATTGCCACCGAAGTTTTCGTAGCAAGAGATGCAGATCCGCGAATTACGATAAAAATAGTTAACCTCTGCAAGATAATGGGGGTTAAAGTGACATACGTGGACTCCATGACCATGTTAGGTAAAGCGTGTGGAATCGAAGTGGGCGCAGCCGTGGCTGCGGTGGTGAATGAATAA